The DNA segment TTAATTTTAATATCATGAGGCGGGGAAACAAAAACCCCGATCAGTTTATCACATTCACCTCTGATGATATCTGCAGGGAAATTATTCAGCACACCTCCATCGCAGTACATTTCTTCGTTAATAATGTAAGGCGTTGTAATCCCCGGTATGGAACATGAAGCGATAATGGCGTCCACAACTTTAAAATTTTCATCAAAAATTTTTTCCGTTCCGCTTACCAGTTCTGTAGCTACAATTTTCACCTCTTTTCCGAGATCTTTCAGTTTCATATCTCCGAAAATGGGGTTCAGATAATTCCTGAAAATCACCGAAGAGACCAACCCCGGCTGATTGAATGCAAAATGTTTCCAGTTGAAAAAATATACCGAATTAAAGAATTCCAGAATTTCTTCCGGACTTTTTCCTACGGCATACATACATCCTACAATAGAGCCTGCACTACAGCAAGACAGAACATGAACATCAATATCTTTTTCTCTCAGGAATTTTAAAACTCCTGCGTGTGCAATTCCTTTTGTACCGCCGCCTGATAAAACAAGACCTACTTTTTCAATATTCATTGAATAAATGTAAGAAAATACCACAAAATAGAATGTCTGTTTTTACTAATTTTTTGTTAAATAGTAGTAGAGATAACCGGTGGGTAACAATTCATAAATACTTTTAAAAAAATCGTCATTAAAAAAACCCGACATTACTGGCTTTTAAAGTTTTATCGTATTAATTATTAATATATTTTTCGAAGATCTTTGAAAAGTCTTTCTGATTATACTTATCAAAGCTGGTAGTATTCCAGGCAAAAATGTATTCGTTAATGGTTCTTAATTCCTGACTTTTCGATACATTTTCCTGTTTTCCTGATGCTACGGTAGTGATCGCTTTTTGCAGACTGTCATTCGAAAAATTAAGCAATGACTGATTATGATGCACTGCCTGCTGAATCGCCAAAAGTGCTTTATAAAGATCTTTCAACTGATCAATCTGACTTTTTGTGACACTGATCATCAACGGAACATTCCCGATATTAAATGAAATTTCAACATCCAGGTCGATGGTTCCTGCCGTCTGCAAAGCAATATTTGAGAAAGGAAACTGATAATATTCATATCTTCTCAATACTCGTTTTTTATCCAGGGCACTTGCGCCGTCAATATGGATCAATGCTCTGTTGGTAAAGCAATATTCATCTCGTTTGGATTTGATGAGGAAGAAAATCTTTTCATTATCTTCCGATAAAATGTAATCATCAGAATCTACTTTATCATAATCGTGAGAAGGAATAATTTTACCAATATCTCCAAGTCCTAATGCTTCTGCAGCTAATTTTTTGAACATAATTTATTTTAATTTGTATTTTGTTTAGTGAATAAAATTAAGAAAATAACTGAGATAAAATCAAAAAAAATTATCCTAAAGCTCGTTTAAATTTGATTAATTATTCAAAAATTCATTCATTTTTTGACGCAAAGATTTAATTTAAAGACTTAATTACTTAAGTAAACAAAGGAGAATCAACAAGTTGATTTGATAAAGCTATTTCTTCAAGCTTTGTGA comes from the Chryseobacterium nepalense genome and includes:
- a CDS encoding patatin-like phospholipase family protein codes for the protein MNIEKVGLVLSGGGTKGIAHAGVLKFLREKDIDVHVLSCCSAGSIVGCMYAVGKSPEEILEFFNSVYFFNWKHFAFNQPGLVSSVIFRNYLNPIFGDMKLKDLGKEVKIVATELVSGTEKIFDENFKVVDAIIASCSIPGITTPYIINEEMYCDGGVLNNFPADIIRGECDKLIGVFVSPPHDIKINDLKSIKAIVSRSYDLLSYRIEKIKFDYCDWFISSQELSTYGTFERRKDRLEKIFQIGYQAAKESFNESNFYLLKKAGT
- a CDS encoding PH domain-containing protein, which translates into the protein MFKKLAAEALGLGDIGKIIPSHDYDKVDSDDYILSEDNEKIFFLIKSKRDEYCFTNRALIHIDGASALDKKRVLRRYEYYQFPFSNIALQTAGTIDLDVEISFNIGNVPLMISVTKSQIDQLKDLYKALLAIQQAVHHNQSLLNFSNDSLQKAITTVASGKQENVSKSQELRTINEYIFAWNTTSFDKYNQKDFSKIFEKYINN